Proteins co-encoded in one Terriglobales bacterium genomic window:
- a CDS encoding HAD family hydrolase, whose product MSWRLQDRFQIMTLPARSSAQKNRPTSSSQTPAFVFDLDGTLIDSVYQHVLAWREALEGLGLSLAVWRIHRKIGMSGGLLAHALAREIGHRVSPKQAKELQQRHAMAYARYRGDIQPLPGSCELLRQLSKSGVRYAIATSGRLESAKPSLDRLGVEPKIPVITRDQVERAKPDPDLFIAAADRLRVPIQHAIVVGDSVWDLLAARRAGTLGVGLLSGGYGEEELQQAGAYRVYQDPADLLAHLDEVGVRTL is encoded by the coding sequence ATGTCGTGGCGTTTGCAGGATAGGTTTCAAATCATGACTCTACCGGCAAGATCTTCCGCTCAAAAAAATCGGCCAACATCGAGTAGCCAAACACCGGCATTTGTTTTCGATCTGGATGGAACGCTAATTGACAGCGTTTACCAGCACGTCCTAGCGTGGCGGGAGGCACTCGAAGGCCTTGGACTTTCATTAGCTGTCTGGCGAATTCACCGGAAAATAGGCATGAGCGGGGGCCTGCTGGCGCATGCTCTGGCGCGGGAAATTGGTCACCGCGTGAGCCCGAAACAGGCAAAGGAACTACAGCAGCGGCATGCCATGGCTTACGCTCGTTATCGCGGCGATATTCAGCCGCTGCCGGGATCCTGTGAACTGCTGCGCCAGCTCAGCAAGTCAGGGGTCCGATACGCAATTGCGACCAGCGGACGTTTGGAGAGTGCAAAGCCCAGCTTGGATCGACTGGGCGTCGAACCCAAGATTCCGGTGATAACACGAGACCAGGTCGAACGGGCGAAGCCCGATCCGGATTTATTTATTGCGGCGGCTGATCGGTTGCGGGTTCCTATCCAACACGCGATTGTAGTTGGCGATAGTGTTTGGGACCTGTTGGCCGCGCGCCGGGCCGGCACTCTAGGCGTCGGACTACTTTCTGGGGGCTATGGAGAAGAAGAACTCCAACAGGCTGGGGCTTACCGTGTTTATCAGGATCCCGCCGATCTACTGGCACACCTCGATGAGGTTGGAGTGCGCACCCTGTAG
- a CDS encoding response regulator, with amino-acid sequence MRRFRDVSISAKLTTIIMAISSVTLLLGCLGVGIYDLLDLRRSMANDATILAGIIGSNSTAALSFNDAKAAEEVLSGLRAEPHIVSACIFTAKGEPFALYSRHAGVGFRCPLNLQPDGSAFHDQRLLEFQTIRLGGEKLGTVYIESDLGELWTRRNRYAAIVSGVLGVCLILAFILGSRLQRVVSGPILALVGTTRSISQAKNYSLRAEGRGEDELGTLITAFNQMLDEIQSRDQELQQHRDNLEEQVMVRTSELQAVNTQLMVAKDAAESSNRAKSDFLANMSHEIRTPINGVMGMTELALETDLTAEQREYLTIVKSSGDALLTVINDILDFSKIESGKLDMEAIDFDLQDCIAETLRPLALRAAQKNLELVYRIDANVPDFLVGDPGRLRQIVTNLVNNAIKFTEKGEIVLEIKESGRAEQSMEMQVQVSDTGIGIPAEKRGQLFEAFVQADNSIRRKYGGTGLGLAICVRLVTLMKGRIWLQSEEGVGSTFCFTAHFGLSKVRRADLNKTADLRGTSVLIVDDNETNRRILLEYARGWEMHPVAVPGVKPALDALRAGLTKGEPFRIVLSDVCMPVFDGFELAKRIRAEPALAQVVVMMLTSEGQRGDALRCRELGISAYLVKPIRRSELHLAMQLAVMARSQAEPLPLVTRHTLREGKRKLRILLVEDNAVNQKLMVRVLEKMGHVTTIANNGKEALDLSAAEQFDLAFMDMQMPQMDGLTSTQEIRRREQSSGAHLPIVAMTANALKGDRERCLEVGMDGYISKPISLERVQEELDRFCGTEPPVVAPAVEAAPAIAGPPIWSRETALKRVGGDEELLREITGIFLREYPKTLVNLRNAVAARNYAVAREAEHTLKGEASCLAAEATLAQVERLRQDLKAEDAAAVDEALRLLEVELARLEPELKQLLEVPV; translated from the coding sequence ATGCGACGCTTCCGTGATGTTTCGATCAGCGCCAAACTGACGACCATTATTATGGCGATCAGTAGTGTCACTTTGCTTCTGGGATGTCTGGGCGTGGGAATATACGACCTGCTTGATCTACGCCGCAGCATGGCCAATGACGCCACTATTTTGGCGGGCATTATAGGCAGCAACAGCACGGCTGCGCTCAGCTTTAATGACGCCAAAGCGGCGGAAGAAGTGTTGTCTGGATTGCGTGCCGAGCCGCACATAGTTTCGGCTTGCATCTTTACCGCCAAAGGCGAGCCTTTTGCCCTCTACAGTCGTCACGCCGGTGTCGGTTTTCGCTGTCCTTTGAATCTGCAACCGGATGGCAGTGCTTTTCATGATCAACGTCTGTTGGAATTCCAGACGATTCGCCTGGGCGGAGAGAAACTGGGGACGGTCTACATCGAATCCGACCTGGGTGAGCTATGGACGCGCCGAAATCGTTATGCGGCCATTGTTAGCGGTGTGCTGGGAGTGTGCCTGATCCTGGCTTTTATATTGGGATCGCGCTTGCAGCGCGTGGTCTCCGGCCCCATTCTGGCGCTGGTGGGCACGACCCGCTCGATTTCTCAAGCAAAAAACTATTCTTTACGCGCGGAGGGTCGCGGGGAGGACGAACTCGGGACGCTGATTACCGCCTTCAACCAGATGCTGGATGAGATCCAGTCGCGAGACCAGGAACTGCAACAGCACCGCGACAACCTGGAAGAGCAGGTCATGGTCCGCACTTCTGAACTACAGGCTGTCAATACGCAGTTGATGGTGGCCAAAGATGCGGCAGAGAGCTCCAACCGCGCCAAGAGCGACTTCCTCGCCAACATGAGTCATGAGATACGCACCCCTATCAATGGGGTCATGGGCATGACCGAGTTGGCGCTGGAAACTGATCTGACTGCGGAACAGCGCGAGTACCTCACCATTGTCAAGAGCTCCGGAGATGCCCTGTTGACGGTGATCAACGACATTCTCGATTTCTCCAAGATCGAGTCCGGTAAGCTGGACATGGAAGCCATTGATTTCGATCTCCAGGACTGCATTGCCGAGACCTTGCGGCCACTAGCTCTTCGCGCCGCCCAGAAAAACCTTGAATTGGTATACCGGATCGATGCCAACGTACCCGACTTTTTGGTGGGTGACCCGGGACGACTGCGGCAGATTGTCACCAACCTGGTGAACAACGCAATAAAGTTCACGGAAAAAGGCGAAATAGTTCTGGAAATAAAAGAGTCGGGCCGGGCGGAACAGAGCATGGAAATGCAAGTCCAGGTCAGCGATACGGGCATCGGTATCCCGGCTGAGAAACGCGGACAGCTCTTTGAGGCGTTTGTGCAGGCGGACAACAGCATTCGTCGCAAATACGGAGGCACGGGACTGGGCCTGGCCATCTGCGTTCGCCTGGTGACTTTGATGAAGGGCCGTATCTGGCTGCAGAGCGAGGAGGGGGTTGGCAGCACATTTTGTTTCACTGCCCACTTCGGGCTGTCGAAGGTGCGGCGGGCTGACCTGAACAAGACGGCGGACCTGCGAGGTACGTCAGTTCTCATCGTTGACGACAACGAAACCAACCGCAGAATTCTGCTTGAATACGCACGGGGCTGGGAGATGCACCCGGTGGCCGTGCCGGGGGTGAAGCCAGCTCTCGACGCCTTGCGTGCGGGACTCACCAAGGGCGAGCCATTTCGGATCGTCCTGAGTGACGTATGTATGCCGGTATTCGATGGATTCGAGCTCGCGAAACGTATCCGGGCTGAGCCCGCGCTCGCGCAAGTAGTGGTGATGATGCTGACTTCGGAGGGACAACGAGGTGACGCACTGCGGTGCCGTGAACTGGGGATTTCCGCATATCTGGTAAAACCCATCCGCCGCTCAGAACTGCATCTGGCGATGCAGCTTGCGGTCATGGCGCGCTCACAGGCGGAGCCGCTTCCGCTGGTGACGCGACACACATTGCGTGAAGGCAAACGCAAGCTACGGATTCTGCTGGTGGAAGACAATGCGGTCAATCAGAAGTTGATGGTTCGTGTACTGGAAAAAATGGGGCACGTGACCACCATCGCCAACAACGGGAAAGAGGCCCTCGACCTCTCCGCAGCGGAGCAGTTCGACCTGGCGTTCATGGATATGCAGATGCCGCAGATGGACGGACTCACGTCGACGCAAGAAATACGGCGCCGCGAGCAGTCCTCGGGTGCTCATCTACCCATTGTTGCTATGACTGCGAACGCCCTGAAGGGCGACCGCGAGCGCTGTCTGGAGGTCGGTATGGATGGATATATCTCGAAACCGATAAGCCTGGAACGAGTACAAGAAGAACTTGATCGGTTCTGCGGAACCGAGCCTCCGGTTGTGGCACCGGCGGTAGAGGCGGCGCCCGCAATCGCAGGGCCGCCGATCTGGTCGCGTGAGACGGCCCTAAAACGGGTGGGCGGCGACGAAGAGTTGCTGCGGGAGATCACCGGCATCTTCCTGCGGGAATATCCAAAGACCCTGGTCAATCTGCGCAACGCTGTGGCCGCGCGCAATTACGCAGTCGCCCGCGAGGCCGAGCACACATTGAAGGGCGAAGCCAGTTGCTTGGCGGCGGAGGCCACCCTGGCGCAAGTGGAACGCTTACGGCAGGACCTGAAAGCCGAGGATGCTGCAGCCGTGGATGAGGCGCTGCGACTTCTTGAGGTTGAATTGGCGCGCTTGGAGCCTGAGCTCAAGCAACTGCTCGAGGTGCCCGTGTGA
- a CDS encoding diguanylate cyclase translates to MTVSDIHGGTAAPFEKTDEKAVSVLVAEDDPMFRAMLTMWLGRWGYYPLITTTGTQAWEILEAPGAPKLAIFDWMMPGMDGPELCRRLRSRGASHYTYVLLLTAKTDKHDLVAGLQAGADDFLTKPFDANELQARLRAGRRILQLQENLIAAQDHLRFQATHDPLTGIWNRAGILDFLNRELSRISRVPHALSVMMADIDHFKGINDTYGHEIGDVVLCDVAKRLQGAVRAYDAAGRHGGEEFLIISPELDAKGLPNFAERLRTRIAGTPVFTSAGPIRVTVSIGASALNDNESGMITADALLRAADTALYKAKAEGRNCVRLAATRAAVPVLQTQAKTAGA, encoded by the coding sequence ATGACGGTGTCCGACATTCATGGCGGAACTGCTGCCCCGTTTGAAAAGACTGACGAAAAAGCCGTTTCCGTTCTGGTGGCGGAAGACGATCCTATGTTCCGCGCCATGTTGACAATGTGGCTGGGACGCTGGGGGTATTACCCGCTGATAACCACGACTGGAACCCAGGCATGGGAGATATTGGAAGCACCCGGCGCGCCCAAGCTGGCAATTTTTGATTGGATGATGCCGGGGATGGATGGGCCTGAGCTGTGCCGCCGACTGCGGAGTCGTGGGGCCTCGCATTACACCTACGTGCTCCTGTTGACAGCCAAGACCGACAAACACGACCTGGTTGCGGGTCTGCAGGCAGGCGCGGATGATTTCCTGACCAAGCCCTTCGACGCTAATGAGCTGCAAGCCCGGCTTCGCGCCGGACGTCGCATCTTGCAACTGCAAGAAAACCTGATCGCTGCCCAAGACCACCTGCGCTTTCAAGCTACCCACGATCCATTAACGGGAATATGGAACCGGGCGGGGATACTGGACTTTCTGAATCGAGAGCTGTCGCGGATCAGCCGTGTTCCGCATGCGCTCAGTGTGATGATGGCAGACATAGATCACTTCAAGGGAATTAACGACACATACGGCCACGAGATTGGAGATGTAGTGCTGTGTGATGTGGCCAAGCGGTTGCAAGGCGCGGTACGCGCCTACGACGCAGCTGGGCGCCACGGGGGAGAGGAGTTCTTAATTATATCGCCGGAGTTGGACGCCAAGGGTCTGCCGAACTTTGCCGAACGGCTGCGGACGCGCATCGCGGGTACGCCGGTGTTTACTTCAGCCGGACCCATTCGTGTGACCGTAAGCATAGGAGCGTCCGCTCTGAATGACAATGAATCAGGAATGATCACAGCCGACGCGCTTTTGCGCGCAGCTGATACTGCCTTGTACAAAGCCAAAGCGGAAGGCCGCAACTGTGTTCGCCTCGCCGCGACCAGAGCTGCTGTGCCCGTCTTGCAAACCCAGGCGAAAACCGCCGGCGCATAG
- a CDS encoding response regulator transcription factor, whose amino-acid sequence MKVLIADDDPVYCRMFSALLGREYELVFANDGGEAWDFLNENPLLRLAILDWQMPIFTGVELCKKIRSVPELENIYLLIATARNDLDDVVTGFNAGANDFVVKPFHAQELLARVRVGQRIVELQTALSGQVQELKTALAKVNQLQGLLPICSYCKRIRDDNDYWQQLETYFGEHSAAIFSHGICPDCYEKFMLPEIRELRSKQ is encoded by the coding sequence GTGAAGGTGCTGATCGCAGATGATGATCCGGTGTATTGCCGAATGTTTAGCGCACTGCTAGGCCGCGAGTACGAGCTGGTGTTCGCGAACGACGGCGGTGAAGCGTGGGATTTCTTAAATGAAAATCCATTACTGCGGTTGGCAATCCTTGATTGGCAAATGCCCATATTCACCGGGGTGGAGCTTTGCAAGAAGATACGTTCTGTTCCGGAACTGGAGAATATTTACCTCTTGATCGCCACCGCCAGAAACGACCTGGATGATGTAGTGACCGGATTTAACGCCGGGGCCAACGACTTTGTCGTAAAACCTTTCCATGCACAGGAGTTGCTGGCACGGGTGCGGGTTGGGCAGCGCATCGTGGAGTTGCAAACCGCCCTCTCTGGTCAGGTGCAAGAACTGAAAACTGCTCTCGCCAAAGTCAATCAGCTTCAGGGGCTGCTACCTATTTGTTCCTACTGCAAGCGTATCCGCGATGACAATGACTACTGGCAGCAGCTGGAAACTTACTTCGGCGAGCACTCAGCCGCGATTTTCAGCCATGGTATTTGTCCTGACTGTTACGAAAAATTCATGCTACCTGAGATCAGGGAACTGAGGAGTAAGCAATGA
- a CDS encoding TonB-dependent receptor, with protein sequence MQSPIERMVRGEDPVKAGAPVCVLRQIGGRRLFPALALLVIAFCAPAIADDKKEIKESSLEELMNIRVYSASKHLQSTSEAPSSVSVITHDDIQKYGYRTLAEILRSVRGFYISYDRNYSYLGVRGVLRLGDFNNRVLLLIDGHRINNNIYDQAMIGSEFAVDVDMIERVEVIRGPSSSLYGANAFFAVVNVITRKSKDIHGLELSFEPGSFGTYKGRSTYGGEFRKVNFVFSGTFSESAGQNLFFEEFNSPATNNGVAMHADDTSYRDLLGTVSFHGFTLQVVSSYREKGIPDAAVHLCGRANSCGSFDTVFNDSRTRNIDRQQYVDVSYEHPMADKWRMTLRTFFDQHRYDALYVYATADVSGPAEVLNKDLGHGTWTGGELKLDRSFQKQKLTFGTDLRYNLQQDQVNYDVNPYLLFINSHHTSFNWAFYGQDEFAITSKFTVNAGLRFDRYYSFGGTTNPRLGLIYRPLEKTTVKLLFGDAFRPPNAYEQYYAGAGLSEGNLRLHPETIQSSEAVVEQMLGQHYRISGSVFHNKIDHLITQELDPANGLLVFQNSQKARATGTEFELNARFAGMQGSVSYNFTQAENGGTSRGLANSPKHLGKLNFSAPLGTPHLFGSVDAQYESLRVTEGAGVVGGFPIVNLTLFSPQVQKHVALSASIYNLLDKRYAFPAGQLLEPPFVQDGRNFRLKMTVHF encoded by the coding sequence ATGCAATCGCCTATAGAGCGGATGGTTCGCGGCGAAGACCCCGTTAAAGCCGGAGCCCCGGTTTGCGTGCTCCGCCAAATAGGAGGGCGGCGGCTTTTTCCCGCGCTAGCCCTGCTAGTGATCGCGTTCTGTGCTCCGGCAATTGCCGATGACAAGAAGGAGATAAAAGAATCCAGTCTGGAAGAACTGATGAACATCCGGGTGTATAGCGCCTCCAAACATTTGCAGAGTACGAGCGAGGCGCCTTCCTCAGTCAGCGTCATCACACATGACGACATCCAGAAATATGGATATCGCACTTTGGCTGAAATCCTACGCAGCGTCCGCGGTTTTTACATAAGTTATGACCGCAATTACAGCTATCTAGGCGTACGGGGTGTTTTGCGGCTGGGGGACTTTAACAATCGGGTGTTGCTCCTGATCGATGGCCACCGGATCAACAACAACATTTATGACCAGGCCATGATCGGCAGCGAGTTTGCCGTGGATGTGGACATGATCGAGCGGGTGGAGGTAATCCGCGGTCCGAGTTCATCGCTGTATGGAGCAAATGCTTTTTTTGCAGTGGTCAACGTCATCACTCGGAAATCGAAAGACATTCATGGTCTGGAGCTCTCATTTGAGCCGGGCAGTTTCGGCACATACAAGGGGCGGAGCACGTATGGCGGAGAGTTTCGGAAAGTTAATTTTGTTTTTTCGGGCACATTCTCCGAAAGCGCGGGACAGAATCTGTTTTTCGAGGAGTTCAACAGTCCGGCCACAAACAATGGGGTGGCCATGCATGCCGACGATACTTCGTACCGGGACTTACTGGGCACGGTCAGTTTTCATGGATTCACACTGCAGGTAGTCAGCAGCTACCGTGAAAAAGGCATTCCAGATGCTGCAGTGCACTTGTGTGGCCGGGCGAACTCATGTGGGAGCTTCGATACTGTTTTCAATGATTCGCGAACCCGGAACATTGACCGACAGCAATATGTAGATGTCAGCTATGAACATCCCATGGCGGATAAATGGCGGATGACGCTACGCACGTTTTTTGATCAGCATCGCTACGATGCACTTTACGTCTATGCAACCGCCGACGTTTCCGGGCCAGCGGAGGTGCTGAACAAAGACTTGGGGCATGGGACGTGGACGGGAGGCGAGCTTAAGCTGGATCGTAGTTTCCAAAAGCAGAAGCTCACGTTTGGCACGGACCTTCGCTATAACCTGCAGCAAGACCAGGTAAACTACGACGTTAATCCCTACCTTCTTTTCATCAACAGCCATCACACGTCTTTTAACTGGGCGTTTTACGGGCAGGATGAATTCGCAATTACGTCGAAGTTTACCGTGAATGCCGGATTACGCTTCGACCGCTACTACAGCTTCGGAGGGACCACGAATCCCCGCCTGGGGCTGATCTATCGTCCGTTGGAGAAGACAACGGTCAAACTACTTTTCGGTGATGCGTTTCGTCCGCCCAACGCTTATGAGCAGTACTACGCGGGGGCAGGTTTGTCAGAAGGAAATCTGCGGCTCCATCCGGAGACCATCCAAAGCAGCGAAGCTGTTGTGGAACAAATGCTGGGGCAGCACTATCGGATTTCCGGGTCCGTCTTCCACAATAAAATTGATCATCTGATCACGCAGGAGCTTGATCCCGCCAATGGCCTGCTGGTCTTCCAAAATTCACAAAAAGCACGGGCCACAGGCACGGAATTCGAGCTAAACGCACGCTTCGCCGGCATGCAGGGCAGCGTTAGCTACAACTTCACGCAAGCAGAGAACGGTGGTACTAGCCGGGGCCTCGCCAATTCACCGAAGCATCTGGGGAAGCTGAACTTCAGCGCACCGCTAGGGACCCCACACCTGTTCGGAAGTGTGGATGCGCAATACGAGAGTTTGCGGGTCACAGAAGGCGCCGGTGTGGTGGGTGGATTCCCCATCGTTAATCTGACGCTATTTAGTCCACAGGTGCAGAAGCACGTCGCTCTCTCAGCTTCCATCTACAACCTTTTGGACAAAAGATACGCCTTCCCCGCTGGACAGCTTCTGGAGCCACCATTCGTGCAGGACGGCCGAAACTTTCGGCTGAAGATGACAGTGCATTTCTGA
- a CDS encoding YfiR family protein yields the protein MRNVFLMALIWFIAAQVATGQSPGASEYEVKAAFLYNFAKFVEWPPNTFSDDGPLRFCVVGKDPFGGELETTIQGRTVGGRQLAVWRPHSAEESRHCQVLFVSISGRGVVKELLTELRGAPVLTVGEDREFLKVGGMISFVLDEERVRFEINPISAEREHLKISAKLQALARAIVAEGTGK from the coding sequence ATGCGGAACGTTTTTCTAATGGCGTTGATCTGGTTTATAGCGGCGCAGGTCGCCACAGGCCAGTCGCCTGGGGCCAGTGAATACGAGGTGAAGGCGGCATTTCTGTACAACTTCGCAAAATTCGTGGAGTGGCCGCCTAACACCTTCTCGGACGATGGCCCGTTGCGGTTCTGCGTAGTCGGAAAAGACCCATTTGGTGGTGAATTGGAAACCACAATCCAGGGCCGTACGGTGGGTGGACGACAGCTGGCGGTCTGGCGTCCTCACAGCGCCGAAGAGTCCCGGCATTGTCAGGTGCTGTTCGTCAGCATCAGTGGCCGCGGAGTGGTGAAGGAGCTGCTGACTGAACTTCGAGGCGCGCCCGTCCTGACCGTGGGTGAAGACCGCGAATTCTTAAAGGTCGGTGGCATGATCAGTTTTGTTTTGGACGAGGAGCGGGTGCGCTTCGAGATCAATCCTATTTCCGCGGAAAGAGAACACTTGAAAATAAGTGCGAAATTGCAGGCGCTTGCCCGGGCCATTGTGGCAGAAGGCACAGGTAAGTAA
- a CDS encoding redoxin family protein, which translates to MRARVAALTLIFVTTPLMAAEKSGFEEKVNQGLAELKSGNFKQAISDLKAANKLKDQKCDVCYVAMAAAYLHMREFNNVLENCNKAISCTSVPNYKAQAHKLWGDALMQSADNKKKMDQALEEYRRAEQADGNYARAHLDLGLALLRNSQDAEGTKELARFLELEPSGAGADLARKLIANPDRGRQNYAPEFEATTASGEKIALAGFAGKVVVLDFWATWCPPCRESVSQIKELLKKYPRERLEVISISADSDEKRWRDFIAKKEMEWPQILDNGHGLSDSFGVRGFPTYVVVDGKGVIRRVIVGENPQQTIVALLKSELAKLME; encoded by the coding sequence ATGCGAGCAAGAGTTGCCGCGTTAACCCTTATCTTCGTGACGACCCCCTTGATGGCTGCTGAAAAGAGTGGCTTTGAAGAGAAAGTCAATCAAGGGCTGGCGGAGCTTAAGTCAGGGAACTTCAAACAGGCGATTTCCGATTTGAAAGCAGCCAATAAACTGAAAGACCAAAAATGCGATGTCTGTTATGTCGCTATGGCCGCGGCCTACCTGCATATGCGTGAGTTCAACAACGTGTTAGAGAACTGCAACAAAGCCATTTCTTGCACTTCGGTACCGAACTACAAGGCGCAGGCCCATAAATTGTGGGGCGACGCCCTTATGCAGTCGGCCGACAATAAGAAGAAGATGGACCAGGCACTGGAGGAATATCGCCGTGCCGAGCAGGCGGATGGCAATTACGCGCGGGCCCATTTGGATTTAGGGTTGGCGCTTCTAAGGAACTCACAAGACGCTGAAGGCACAAAGGAATTGGCCAGGTTCCTGGAATTGGAGCCTTCTGGAGCAGGGGCAGATCTGGCACGAAAACTTATTGCCAATCCCGATCGGGGCCGGCAAAACTATGCTCCGGAATTTGAAGCTACTACCGCCAGTGGGGAGAAGATTGCCCTCGCTGGCTTTGCGGGCAAGGTAGTGGTGCTGGATTTTTGGGCAACTTGGTGTCCGCCTTGCCGCGAGTCGGTGTCCCAAATCAAGGAGTTGTTAAAGAAGTACCCGCGCGAGAGGCTGGAGGTCATCAGTATCAGCGCTGACTCTGATGAAAAGAGGTGGCGCGACTTCATTGCGAAAAAGGAGATGGAGTGGCCGCAAATTTTGGACAATGGGCATGGCTTGAGCGATTCATTCGGGGTACGCGGTTTCCCGACCTACGTGGTGGTTGACGGAAAAGGCGTAATCCGACGCGTGATCGTGGGCGAAAATCCTCAGCAGACAATCGTCGCACTATTGAAATCGGAGTTGGCGAAGCTGATGGAATGA
- a CDS encoding NlpC/P60 family protein, producing the protein MTLPESSERSSSSGQPLAFDQGLSVIAAALEYGHHHRKHLDCSHLVHAIYQAAGFDYAYSPSSVLYAGFDAFEPVAYPQPGDIVAWKGHVGIMVNPAQHAFYSALRTGKGVERYDSPYWRKRGHPRFYRYVLPPRDYATEAHAH; encoded by the coding sequence GTGACTCTCCCAGAAAGTTCAGAACGCTCGAGCTCAAGTGGCCAACCACTCGCTTTTGACCAGGGATTATCAGTAATCGCGGCGGCCCTTGAATATGGCCATCATCATCGCAAGCATCTGGATTGCTCCCACCTGGTGCACGCCATTTACCAGGCTGCCGGTTTTGATTACGCATACTCCCCTTCTTCGGTGTTGTACGCAGGCTTTGACGCTTTCGAACCGGTTGCTTATCCGCAGCCCGGGGACATTGTCGCATGGAAAGGTCACGTCGGAATCATGGTCAATCCAGCGCAGCACGCCTTCTACAGTGCGTTGCGCACAGGAAAGGGAGTTGAACGTTATGACTCCCCCTACTGGAGAAAAAGAGGACATCCCCGTTTTTACCGGTATGTCTTACCTCCTCGCGATTACGCGACAGAAGCCCACGCGCACTGA